The window CTTCGGCGACCGCCCCGGCCACCTGCCACTGCGCACCGCCGTAGCGGAACTCGGTGTCGGGCGCGATCACGTCGGCATCGTCGGCGGTGGTGGTGAAGATCGATTCGCCGCATTCCTGGAGGGTGCCGTTGGGCGAGAACTGACAGAGGTAGGGCGCATACCCGAAGTCGGGCCCGAGCCCGACCAGCCCGGAGCTGTTCGAGACGAGTTGGGCCGGGGTGATGTCCGGGTTGCCGTCACCCCATTCGACGGCATCCGCCACCGGCGCATCGATGTCGAGGAGGCCCTCGTCGGCGAGATGGAGGAGCACCCCGGCGGTGATCATCTTGGACGACGATGCAATGAGAGAGATGCGGTCGGCATCGAACTCGCCCCAGTAGTCCTCGTGCACGACACCATCGTCGCGATCGACGACGACGAGGCCGGCGCCGTTGAGCCCGTGTTCGGCGACGAATGCCTCGACGATCGGGGAGATCGCCGAGAAGTCCCGCTCGACGACCGTCGACGTCGGCGCCGCCGTGGTCGTGGGAGCCGTGGTGGTGGGCGTCGTGGGGGTTGTCGGTGACTCGGTCGTCGTCGGTGACTCGGTCGTCGTCGACTCGTCATCGGCGGGGGCGGCATCATCACCGTCGTCGTCGCCGCACGCGATGGCGAGCAGCGACAGCACGAGGACGAGGCCGACGATCTCGAGGCGCTTTTTTCCGGAGCCGTACATCTGCGCGACGCTAGCCGTCCAGATCAGGGAGACGGCAATGCCACGACCGACACCAGAGGAACAACGAGAGGCCGCGGTCTCGGGCCGGGCCTGGGCCGACTTCTGCGACTCGCTGAAGGCGGCAGGGCAGATGATCGTCGACAACTCGTCCGACGATCTCGACCGGGTCGAGGGATTCCGCTATCTCAGCCGCCTCACCAGGGGTGGCCTCGATTCGTTCATCGAGGCGTCGAACACCTCCTTCCCCGCCGTCAACCCTCTCCCCCACATGCTGAAGATCGGCTGCGACAACCCCGACGCGTTCTATCAGCGGGTCGAGATCAGCCCCCGCCACCGGTATCGCATCACCGGCACGCGCGGCACCGTCAACTACCTCAGCATCGGTGCCTACTCGGGCGGCTACGGCGTGGGCGCCGCGCAGGCGAAGAACCAGGGGCTGGTCACCGACAACGACCCCGACCCGACGGGGACGATCGACATCATCGCGAGTGTCGAGGAGCCGGAGTTGGCCAAGGGTCAGCGCTGGCTGGAGATGTCCGAGCTGACGACGATTCTCATCCTCCGCCAGTTCTACCTGGACCGCACGACCGAACGCCCGGCCGACCTTTCGATCGAGTGTCTGGACCCGACCACTCCCCTCCCGGAGCCCTTCTCCCCCGCCGACCTCGCCGGGGGTCTGGCGATGAGTGGCCTCTTCGTGCACGGCGTGGCGCAACGGTTTCTGACCTGGCTCAACGACTACTTCCTGCCCCGTCCGAACACGCTCGAGTTCCTGCCCGACGAGGACCAGGCCGGCGGCTGGGGCGACCCCAACCAGCTCTTCCGTCACGGCTACTGGACCCTGGAACCCGGCGAGGCCCTGGTCGTCACCGTGCCGAAGATCGACGCGTACTACTGGAACTTCCAGCTGAACAACATCTGGGAGGAGTCACTCGACTACCGGTACCTTCAGGTCACCACCAACAAGCACACGGCCACCTACGAGGACGACGGCACCTGTCGCATCATCGTGGCCGACACCGATCCCGGCGTCGGCAACTGGATGGACACCGCCCACCACCGGCACGGCACCATGGGGCTGCGCTACAACCAGATCGTCACCGACATCGCGCCGACGTGTGCGGTCGTGCCGTTCGAGTCGCTGCGATGAGCCCCGACTACGAGACGCTTCTCTACGAGGTCGAGAACCGTGTCCTGACGATCACGCTGAACCGGCCCGATCGCCTCAACGCGTTCACCACGACCATGGGAGCCGAACTCATCGACGCGCTCGATCGCGCCGATGCCGACGACGGGGTGCGGGCCATCGTCTTCACCGGCGCGGGGCGGGCGTACTGCGCCGGCGCCGACCTCAGCGGCGGCGGCGGGACCTTCGACAGCGGCAGCCACGACCTCGCCGACGCGGATTCGCCCGCGTCCGACCGCGTCCATCGCGACGTCGGTGGCCTCGTGAGCCTGCGGATCTACGACTGCCTGAAACCCACGATCGCCGCCATCAATGGTGCAGCGGTGGGCGTGGGCGTCACCTCGACCCTGCCGATGGACATCCGTATCGCCAGCGTGGATGCCCGCTTCGGGTTCGTCTTCGCCCGCCGGGGCATCGTCCCCGAGGCGTGCTCATCGTGGTTCCTGCCCCGGGTTGTCGGCATCAGCCGGGCCACCGAGTGGTGCTACACGGGCGAGGTGTTCGACGCGGCCGAGGCGCTCGACGGCGGCCTCGTGCGGTCCGTGGTTCCGGCCGACGAGCTGATGCCGACGGCGCGAGCGCTCGCCGAGAAGATCGCCGCCAACACCAGCGCGGTGTCGGTGACGCTCACCCGCCACATGATGTGGCGCCTGTTGGGCGCCGATCACCCGATGGAGGCGCACAAGCTGGAC is drawn from Acidimicrobiales bacterium and contains these coding sequences:
- a CDS encoding serine hydrolase domain-containing protein; translation: MYGSGKKRLEIVGLVLVLSLLAIACGDDDGDDAAPADDESTTTESPTTTESPTTPTTPTTTAPTTTAAPTSTVVERDFSAISPIVEAFVAEHGLNGAGLVVVDRDDGVVHEDYWGEFDADRISLIASSSKMITAGVLLHLADEGLLDIDAPVADAVEWGDGNPDITPAQLVSNSSGLVGLGPDFGYAPYLCQFSPNGTLQECGESIFTTTADDADVIAPDTEFRYGGAQWQVAGAVAEAVSGTSWAELIDEIYVEPCGLETLGYNNHFAQIGSAGLTYPSEFDADPSTLAAVDNPNMEGGAYSTPGDYAKLLLMHLRDGMCGDTQVLSPEALDRLHSDRVAAVYEGEAAEANPGYGMGWWVDRESGVISDAGAYGSFPWLDLDNGFGAYLVIEENSALGGQLAALLQDPVEAAVLG
- a CDS encoding DUF1214 domain-containing protein; the encoded protein is MPRPTPEEQREAAVSGRAWADFCDSLKAAGQMIVDNSSDDLDRVEGFRYLSRLTRGGLDSFIEASNTSFPAVNPLPHMLKIGCDNPDAFYQRVEISPRHRYRITGTRGTVNYLSIGAYSGGYGVGAAQAKNQGLVTDNDPDPTGTIDIIASVEEPELAKGQRWLEMSELTTILILRQFYLDRTTERPADLSIECLDPTTPLPEPFSPADLAGGLAMSGLFVHGVAQRFLTWLNDYFLPRPNTLEFLPDEDQAGGWGDPNQLFRHGYWTLEPGEALVVTVPKIDAYYWNFQLNNIWEESLDYRYLQVTTNKHTATYEDDGTCRIIVADTDPGVGNWMDTAHHRHGTMGLRYNQIVTDIAPTCAVVPFESLR
- a CDS encoding crotonase/enoyl-CoA hydratase family protein encodes the protein MSPDYETLLYEVENRVLTITLNRPDRLNAFTTTMGAELIDALDRADADDGVRAIVFTGAGRAYCAGADLSGGGGTFDSGSHDLADADSPASDRVHRDVGGLVSLRIYDCLKPTIAAINGAAVGVGVTSTLPMDIRIASVDARFGFVFARRGIVPEACSSWFLPRVVGISRATEWCYTGEVFDAAEALDGGLVRSVVPADELMPTARALAEKIAANTSAVSVTLTRHMMWRLLGADHPMEAHKLDSRGVQYMGGTADAREGVESFLEKREPNYRLSPSSDMPEWFPWWDEPEFR